The following are from one region of the Odontesthes bonariensis isolate fOdoBon6 chromosome 12, fOdoBon6.hap1, whole genome shotgun sequence genome:
- the LOC142396746 gene encoding collagen alpha-2(VI) chain-like isoform X1, with the protein MEMISGFILLCVLQAAVPQRVTPRGPRPIPGRGDSPEPTPPPLPPWPTPKPEGCERIIDCPIRLFFTIDTSETIALQEPPPGSLVDSIKEFTRIFAQKLSDEEYRGQIQITWTFGGLHFSQTQSVFSQFTTKENFIRNLSRIKYLGKGTYIDCALKNMTHHMSQHYAGTKAVLFSVVITDGHVTGNPCAGIKLMGEKAREHGIQVFSVAASRSIDELGMREIASSPTEMYRDNYIVMEIVNGKPRLSTETIDRIIKVMKYQAYLQCFKPTCQERRGAPGGRGLSGQKGTKGDRGNIGPKGEKGHQGDAGIEGPIGRPGTKGEIGFKGEKGDVGLSGARGVAGAPGWNGTDGQKGKQGRIGAAGCKGDPGDKGPDGYQGKVGDSGPPGDNGEKGDPGNPGKPGSPGSEGEPGPKGENGSPGNPGLQGENGFPGTIGNPGPKGDLGRRGDAGKKGTGGPNGPKGPTGERGSQGGRGQPGEYGFKGDKGDRGLPGPRGPPGGPGIPGKNGTVGNLGDPGPRGDSGPPGPQGDKGRLGFSYPGSRGSPGDRGGPGSRGPRGGRGTCGAKGDPGDKGPPGEAGEPGQPGEPGERGPGGDRGVDGGPGPQGDSGLTECDVMMYIRETCGCCDCEKHCGALDIVFVIDSSESVGLTNFTLEKNFVINTINRLGSMASDPASSTGTRVGVVQFSHNGTFEAIRLDDAKINSMSAFKTAVKNLQWIAGGTFTPSALKFAYDNLIRDSKRARANVSVIVVTDGRFDPRDDDSQLRYLCDDPRVVVNAIGVGDMFDKRHDSETLLSIACNNKNQTTEMRQFTDLVAEEFIVKMETVLCPNPVIKCPDLPCKSEPDLAPCVGRPVDLVFLLDGSERLGMENFQLVREFVQKVADKLIMARTKNDRMRARLALIEFGKKNENHVAFPLTHDPAIITTGISSLPYLDSSSCTGPAITDTIGSILGKGSTRKTRRGAEISFVFITDGITNSSSLDEAVSAMRKEQIISTVIATGSDVDQEILTKLALNDQDAIFKVQKFSDLLRSSMFDRFIRWVC; encoded by the exons ATGGAAATGATTTCAGGGTTCATCCTTTTGTGTGTGCTCCAAGCTGCTGTGCCTCAACGTGTCACACCTCGTGGACCTAGACCCATACCTGGGCGAGGTGACAGTCCAGAGCCAACTCCACCTCCACTCCCACCATGGCCCACACCAAAACCTGAAGGTTGTGAGA GGATAATTGACTGTCCCATCAGGCTGTTTTTCACCATTGACACCTCAGAGACCATAGCCCTGCAGGAGCCCCCACCTGGTAGCCTGGTGGACAGCATCAAGGAATTCACGAGGATATTTGCTCAGAAGCTCTCTGACGAGGAGTACAGGGGCCAGATCCAGATCACTTGGACCTTTGGAGGCCTGCACTTCTCCCAGACGCAGTCGGTCTTTAGCCAGTTTACCACCAAAGAGAACTTCATCAGGAATCTCAGTCGGATCAAATACCTTGGCAAAGGCACTTACATCGACTGTGCCCTCAAGAACATGACTCACCACATGAGCCAACACTATGCAGGGACCAAGGCGGTCCTCTTCTCTGTGGTAATCACTGATGGCCACGTGACAGGGAATCCATGTGCTGGGATCAAATTGATGGGTGAAAAAGCTCGAGAACATGGAATCCAGGTTTTCTCAGTGGCAGCGTCCAGGAGCATCGATGAATTAGGAATGAGAGAGATTGCCAGCTCTCCCACGGAGATGTACCGTGACAACTACATAGTCATGGAGATCGTTAATGGGAAACCAAGACTAAGCACTGAAACCATTGATCGTATCATAAAAGTCATG AAATATCAAGCTTATTTACAG TGTTTTAAACCCACATGCCAAGAAAGACGTGGGGCTCCTGGAGGACGAGGACTTTCAGGTCAAAAA GGTACAAAAGGAGACAGAGGCAATATAGGGCCAAAAGGTGAAAAGGGGCACCAG GGTGATGCTGGGATTGAGGGTCCAATTGGACGACCTGGCACAAAG GGAGAAATTGGTTTTAAAGGTGAAAAG GGTGACGTTGGATTGAGTGGTGCGAGG GGCGTGGCAGGTGCTCCTGGCTGGAACGGAACGGATGGACAAAAG GGCAAACAAGGCCGAATTGGAGCAGCTGGCTGCAAAGGGGATCCAGGCGACAAG GGACCTGATGGCTACCAAGGAAAGGTTGGTGACTCTGGGCCACCTGGTGACAATGGAGAAAAG GGTGATCCAGGTAACCCTGGGAAGCCAGGCTCTCCAGGCTCTGAGGGTGAGCCAGGACCAAAG GGTGAAAATGGAAGTCCTGGAAATCCAGGGCTACAGGGAGAAAATGGATTTCCG GGAACTATAGGCAATCCTGGACCAAAAGGCGATCTG GGGAGGAGAGGGGATGCTGGAAAAAAGGGGACAGGAGGACCTAATGGGCCAAAAGGGCCAACG GGAGAACGAGGGTCCCAGGGAGGCAGAGGTCAACCTGGGGAATATGGATTCAAGGGCGATAAG GGAGACCGGGGGCTACCAGGACCAAGGGGTCCGCCAGGAGGACCAGGGATCCCTGGAAAAAAT GGCACTGTGGGAAATCTGGGAGATCCTGGACCAAGGGGAGACTCTGGGCCACCAGGCCCACAG GGTGACAAAGGAAGATTAGGTTTCAGCTATCCAGGATCAAGAGGATCCCCC GGAGACAGAGGTGGACCTGGCAGCAGAGGACCCAGAGGGGGCAGAGGTACATGCGGCGCCAAAGGAGATCCCGGAGATAAAGGACCGCCAGGAGAGGCT GGGGAACCAggccagccaggagagccaggaGAGAGAGGACCAGGAGGAGACCGTGGAGTTGAT GGAGGTCCAGGACCTCAGGGCGATTCTGGACTCACT GAGTGTGATGTCATGATGTACATCAGGGAGACGTGTGGTTGTTGTG ACTGTGAGAAGCACTGTGGAGCTCTGGACATTGTTTTTGTAATCGATAGCTCAGAAAGCGTGGGGCTGACTAACTTTACCCTGGAAAAGAACTTTGTTATCAACACCATCAACAGGCTGGGATCCATGGCCTCCGACCCTGCATCATCAACCG GCACAAGGGTTGGAGTTGTACAGTTCAGTCACAACGGGACCTTTGAGGCTATTCGTCTGGACGACGCTAAAATAAACTCCATGTCTGCCTTTAAAACAGCTGTGAAGAATCTACAGTGGATTGCTGGGGGAACCTTTACACCATCTGCTCTCAAGTTTGCCTACGACAACCTCATTAGGGACAGTAAGAGAGCCCGCGCAAATGTGTCTGTCATAGTGGTCACAGACGGCCGATTTGACCCTCGTGACGATGACAGTCAGCTCAGGTACCTTTGCGATGACCCCAGAGTGGTGGTGAATGCCATCGGCGTAGGTGATATGTTTGATAAGAGACATGACAGCGAGACACTTTTGTCAATAGCATGCAACAATAAGAACCAAACCACTGAGATGAGGCAGTTCACTGACTTGGTGGCCGAGGAATTTATAGTGAAGATGGAAACTGTGCTCTGTCCTA ATCCAGTGATTAAGTGCCCAGATCTCCCATGTAAAAGTG AGCCAGATTTAGCTCCATGTGTTGGGCGGCCAGTGGATTTGGTTTTCCTACTAGATGGCTCAGAGCGCCTCGGGATGGAGAACTTTCAACTAGTGCGTGAATTTGTCCAGAAGGTGGCAGACAAACTGATAATGGCCAGGACCAAGAATGATCGAATGCGGGCCCGTCTGGCACTGATAGAGTTTGGCAAGAAGAACGAGAATCATGTCGCCTTCCCTCTCACACATGACCCTGCTATCATTACTACTGGAATATCGAGCTTACCTTACCTGGATTCCTCCTCTTGCACGGGGCCTGCTATCACTGACACCATTGGCAGCATCTTGGGCAAAGGAAGTACTCGCAAGACGAGACGAGGTGCTGAgatttcatttgttttcatcACAGATGGCATCACTAACAGCAGTAGCCTGGATGAGGCGGTTAGTGCAATGCGCAAGGAACAGATTATCTCCACAGTGATAGCCACAGGAAGTGATGTTGACCAAGAAATCCTAACGAAACTTGCATTGAATGATCAGGACGCCATCTTCAAAGTGCAAAAATTCTCTGATCTGTTACGATCCAGCATGTTTGACCGTTTTATCCGGTGGGTCTGTTAA
- the LOC142396746 gene encoding collagen alpha-2(VI) chain-like isoform X2, with amino-acid sequence MEMISGFILLCVLQAAVPQRVTPRGPRPIPGRGDSPEPTPPPLPPWPTPKPEGIIDCPIRLFFTIDTSETIALQEPPPGSLVDSIKEFTRIFAQKLSDEEYRGQIQITWTFGGLHFSQTQSVFSQFTTKENFIRNLSRIKYLGKGTYIDCALKNMTHHMSQHYAGTKAVLFSVVITDGHVTGNPCAGIKLMGEKAREHGIQVFSVAASRSIDELGMREIASSPTEMYRDNYIVMEIVNGKPRLSTETIDRIIKVMKYQAYLQCFKPTCQERRGAPGGRGLSGQKGTKGDRGNIGPKGEKGHQGDAGIEGPIGRPGTKGEIGFKGEKGDVGLSGARGVAGAPGWNGTDGQKGKQGRIGAAGCKGDPGDKGPDGYQGKVGDSGPPGDNGEKGDPGNPGKPGSPGSEGEPGPKGENGSPGNPGLQGENGFPGTIGNPGPKGDLGRRGDAGKKGTGGPNGPKGPTGERGSQGGRGQPGEYGFKGDKGDRGLPGPRGPPGGPGIPGKNGTVGNLGDPGPRGDSGPPGPQGDKGRLGFSYPGSRGSPGDRGGPGSRGPRGGRGTCGAKGDPGDKGPPGEAGEPGQPGEPGERGPGGDRGVDGGPGPQGDSGLTECDVMMYIRETCGCCDCEKHCGALDIVFVIDSSESVGLTNFTLEKNFVINTINRLGSMASDPASSTGTRVGVVQFSHNGTFEAIRLDDAKINSMSAFKTAVKNLQWIAGGTFTPSALKFAYDNLIRDSKRARANVSVIVVTDGRFDPRDDDSQLRYLCDDPRVVVNAIGVGDMFDKRHDSETLLSIACNNKNQTTEMRQFTDLVAEEFIVKMETVLCPNPVIKCPDLPCKSEPDLAPCVGRPVDLVFLLDGSERLGMENFQLVREFVQKVADKLIMARTKNDRMRARLALIEFGKKNENHVAFPLTHDPAIITTGISSLPYLDSSSCTGPAITDTIGSILGKGSTRKTRRGAEISFVFITDGITNSSSLDEAVSAMRKEQIISTVIATGSDVDQEILTKLALNDQDAIFKVQKFSDLLRSSMFDRFIRWVC; translated from the exons ATGGAAATGATTTCAGGGTTCATCCTTTTGTGTGTGCTCCAAGCTGCTGTGCCTCAACGTGTCACACCTCGTGGACCTAGACCCATACCTGGGCGAGGTGACAGTCCAGAGCCAACTCCACCTCCACTCCCACCATGGCCCACACCAAAACCTGAAG GGATAATTGACTGTCCCATCAGGCTGTTTTTCACCATTGACACCTCAGAGACCATAGCCCTGCAGGAGCCCCCACCTGGTAGCCTGGTGGACAGCATCAAGGAATTCACGAGGATATTTGCTCAGAAGCTCTCTGACGAGGAGTACAGGGGCCAGATCCAGATCACTTGGACCTTTGGAGGCCTGCACTTCTCCCAGACGCAGTCGGTCTTTAGCCAGTTTACCACCAAAGAGAACTTCATCAGGAATCTCAGTCGGATCAAATACCTTGGCAAAGGCACTTACATCGACTGTGCCCTCAAGAACATGACTCACCACATGAGCCAACACTATGCAGGGACCAAGGCGGTCCTCTTCTCTGTGGTAATCACTGATGGCCACGTGACAGGGAATCCATGTGCTGGGATCAAATTGATGGGTGAAAAAGCTCGAGAACATGGAATCCAGGTTTTCTCAGTGGCAGCGTCCAGGAGCATCGATGAATTAGGAATGAGAGAGATTGCCAGCTCTCCCACGGAGATGTACCGTGACAACTACATAGTCATGGAGATCGTTAATGGGAAACCAAGACTAAGCACTGAAACCATTGATCGTATCATAAAAGTCATG AAATATCAAGCTTATTTACAG TGTTTTAAACCCACATGCCAAGAAAGACGTGGGGCTCCTGGAGGACGAGGACTTTCAGGTCAAAAA GGTACAAAAGGAGACAGAGGCAATATAGGGCCAAAAGGTGAAAAGGGGCACCAG GGTGATGCTGGGATTGAGGGTCCAATTGGACGACCTGGCACAAAG GGAGAAATTGGTTTTAAAGGTGAAAAG GGTGACGTTGGATTGAGTGGTGCGAGG GGCGTGGCAGGTGCTCCTGGCTGGAACGGAACGGATGGACAAAAG GGCAAACAAGGCCGAATTGGAGCAGCTGGCTGCAAAGGGGATCCAGGCGACAAG GGACCTGATGGCTACCAAGGAAAGGTTGGTGACTCTGGGCCACCTGGTGACAATGGAGAAAAG GGTGATCCAGGTAACCCTGGGAAGCCAGGCTCTCCAGGCTCTGAGGGTGAGCCAGGACCAAAG GGTGAAAATGGAAGTCCTGGAAATCCAGGGCTACAGGGAGAAAATGGATTTCCG GGAACTATAGGCAATCCTGGACCAAAAGGCGATCTG GGGAGGAGAGGGGATGCTGGAAAAAAGGGGACAGGAGGACCTAATGGGCCAAAAGGGCCAACG GGAGAACGAGGGTCCCAGGGAGGCAGAGGTCAACCTGGGGAATATGGATTCAAGGGCGATAAG GGAGACCGGGGGCTACCAGGACCAAGGGGTCCGCCAGGAGGACCAGGGATCCCTGGAAAAAAT GGCACTGTGGGAAATCTGGGAGATCCTGGACCAAGGGGAGACTCTGGGCCACCAGGCCCACAG GGTGACAAAGGAAGATTAGGTTTCAGCTATCCAGGATCAAGAGGATCCCCC GGAGACAGAGGTGGACCTGGCAGCAGAGGACCCAGAGGGGGCAGAGGTACATGCGGCGCCAAAGGAGATCCCGGAGATAAAGGACCGCCAGGAGAGGCT GGGGAACCAggccagccaggagagccaggaGAGAGAGGACCAGGAGGAGACCGTGGAGTTGAT GGAGGTCCAGGACCTCAGGGCGATTCTGGACTCACT GAGTGTGATGTCATGATGTACATCAGGGAGACGTGTGGTTGTTGTG ACTGTGAGAAGCACTGTGGAGCTCTGGACATTGTTTTTGTAATCGATAGCTCAGAAAGCGTGGGGCTGACTAACTTTACCCTGGAAAAGAACTTTGTTATCAACACCATCAACAGGCTGGGATCCATGGCCTCCGACCCTGCATCATCAACCG GCACAAGGGTTGGAGTTGTACAGTTCAGTCACAACGGGACCTTTGAGGCTATTCGTCTGGACGACGCTAAAATAAACTCCATGTCTGCCTTTAAAACAGCTGTGAAGAATCTACAGTGGATTGCTGGGGGAACCTTTACACCATCTGCTCTCAAGTTTGCCTACGACAACCTCATTAGGGACAGTAAGAGAGCCCGCGCAAATGTGTCTGTCATAGTGGTCACAGACGGCCGATTTGACCCTCGTGACGATGACAGTCAGCTCAGGTACCTTTGCGATGACCCCAGAGTGGTGGTGAATGCCATCGGCGTAGGTGATATGTTTGATAAGAGACATGACAGCGAGACACTTTTGTCAATAGCATGCAACAATAAGAACCAAACCACTGAGATGAGGCAGTTCACTGACTTGGTGGCCGAGGAATTTATAGTGAAGATGGAAACTGTGCTCTGTCCTA ATCCAGTGATTAAGTGCCCAGATCTCCCATGTAAAAGTG AGCCAGATTTAGCTCCATGTGTTGGGCGGCCAGTGGATTTGGTTTTCCTACTAGATGGCTCAGAGCGCCTCGGGATGGAGAACTTTCAACTAGTGCGTGAATTTGTCCAGAAGGTGGCAGACAAACTGATAATGGCCAGGACCAAGAATGATCGAATGCGGGCCCGTCTGGCACTGATAGAGTTTGGCAAGAAGAACGAGAATCATGTCGCCTTCCCTCTCACACATGACCCTGCTATCATTACTACTGGAATATCGAGCTTACCTTACCTGGATTCCTCCTCTTGCACGGGGCCTGCTATCACTGACACCATTGGCAGCATCTTGGGCAAAGGAAGTACTCGCAAGACGAGACGAGGTGCTGAgatttcatttgttttcatcACAGATGGCATCACTAACAGCAGTAGCCTGGATGAGGCGGTTAGTGCAATGCGCAAGGAACAGATTATCTCCACAGTGATAGCCACAGGAAGTGATGTTGACCAAGAAATCCTAACGAAACTTGCATTGAATGATCAGGACGCCATCTTCAAAGTGCAAAAATTCTCTGATCTGTTACGATCCAGCATGTTTGACCGTTTTATCCGGTGGGTCTGTTAA